The nucleotide window CACGACCCCGGCCCCCGCGCCCCAGGCATATTGCGCGGCCGTGATGGCTACCATGACGGGCAAGGCATAGATCGCGAGATTCCAGGCGATTACGCAGGCCGCGATGGTGAGCGAGATGGCGAGCAGGATCAGCGTCATGGAAACCTCCAGAGAACGGTTGGGGATCACGACAGGCTGCCGGGAGATGCGCTCCGCCTGCGACTATGCTGCTTCGCCGGTTCTGCAAGGATATTTCATCAAAGGCGCGGCCTTGCCTCCTGTCAAGTATCGGCGGCTGAAAGCCGCCAGGCGGCGGCGCTTACGCGCCGCCGTCGAACTTCATGACCGGGATGCCGAGCTTGCGGGCCTTGTCGGCGAGATTCTCCTGAATCCCGGTACCGGGGAAGACGAGGACGCCGACCGGCAGGACATCCAGCATGGCATCGTTTCGCTTGAAGGGCGCGGCCTTGGCGTGCTTGGTCCAGTCGGGCCGGAAGGCGACCTGAGGCACCTTGCGGTGATCGGCCCAGCGGGAGGCGATCAGTTCGGCTCCTTTCGGCGAGCCGCCGTGCAGCAACACCATGTCGGGGTGCTTGGCATGGACCTGATCGAGCTTCGCCCAGATCAGCCGGTGGTCGTTGAAGTCGGCGCCGCCTGTCACGGCCACCTTGGGGCCGGCGGGCAGCATCACCTCGGTCTCGGCCCGGCGCTTCGCGGCCAGAAAGTCGCGGCTGTCGATCATCGCGGCGGTCAGGTTGCGATGGTTGACCATCGAGCCGGTGCGCGGTCGCCAGGCGCTGCCCGTGTGGTGCTCGAATGCTTCGGCGGCGAGGTCGCGGAAGAGTTCCATGCTGCTGCGCCGTTCGATCAGGGTCTGCCCTTCTGCCGTGAGGCGTTCGAGTTCGACCGACTTCACCTCGCTGCCGTCCTGTTCCCGCTGCATCCGGCGCTGCGCCTGCTCGTTGTCGTCGAGATCGCGTTCCACTCGGCCGGTGGCGCGGTGGAAGAGATTGGCGGCCCCCCAGAGCAGCTCTTCGAGATCGGGCTCGAGGCGGGTGTCGCTGAGCGTCGCCACAAGGGCGTCGAAGATATCGGTGACGGCGGCGGCGACGATATTGCCGTCGGGCAGCGGCCTTGGATCGGGTTCGTCCTGGAACGGGCGCCAGCCGTAGAGATGGAGTTCGGTGAGGGCGTGATCGGTCTGGGAGGAGGTGTGGACCGGCTCGGCCCCTGCATATTCGGGATCAAACGTCATCGGTTGCATCCTTCGTCTGGAGACCGCGCCCATCGCGGCCTTCGCAGGCGTCGAAGCGCACGGGCGGGACGGGTTGGCAGCCCTCGCCCGCTCCGCGAGGGCCTCGATGGCCGGGGGTGGACTATTTTGACTTTCGCGATGCAAAGGCGGCTTGCCGCCGGCGGAAAATAGTCCAAACCCGGCCATTGCCTGCCCGTCCCGTTTGTGCGCCGATCGCCCTCTCGAGATAGGCCGTGGGTGCGGGACTCTCCGACGAGGGATGCTCCCGGCGATGACCTGAAACCGAGACCGGCACGGGGCGAAGCCGGGCCGCGCCTCCGGGACCGATCACGCCCTCACCCTTCCATGAAACGGCGGACGTCTTCGGGATGAAGCTGATCCTTCAGGGTCGCCCTGAGGGCATTGGCACCAAAGCGTCGCAGATCATCATTGAAATCGCCCTCGCGCGGCGTGAGCGACATCGCCTCGATCCCGAGGCTCGCTGCTCTGGCAACCAGGCCGTCTCTTGCACCGTCCCCGGCCGGGTCGCGATCCCTGACGACATAGAGCCGGCGCAGGCTCAGTGGGAACAGGATGGCGGCGAGGTGAGCGGCCGAAAGCGCCGCCAGCATCGGCATGCGGGGCAGAACCTGACGGGGCGACAGCACGGTCTCGATGCCCTCGCCGGCGGCAAGCACCTCATCGGCGGTGCCGAAGCGGACGGCGTGCCCGAGAAGGTCGCCCATCGCCCGCCGCGGTGTCTCGACAGGTGCCTTGCCGGAACCGTCCGGGGCGAGCCAGGTGCGATGCGCGCCGGTCTGCTGGCCGGCAAGATCGGTGACGACGGCAACAAGTGCCGGCCTGCTCTCGGTGGGCGCATGCTCATCAGGTCTATAGTAGCAGCGCGGATGGAAGCGCAGCGCGGCGGTGCCCGAGAGTGAAGTGATCGCCCGCCCGTTGAGGTAGGTCTCCGCAAGGGTGCCGTGGATCGGTTGCGCCATGGCGAAGAGGCGGCGCGACGCTTCAGGCGAACCGGGCGCGGTGCTGGAGGTGCTGCCGGTCGGCGTCCTCGTCTTCTCCGGTTCGGGATGCGGGATCGACAGGAAACGGCGCGCTTCCTCGGCCACGTCCCTGAAGTCGGCAAGGCCAAGCGCCTCGCGGATGACGTCGAGCAGATCGCCATGCTCCCCGGTGGCCATGTCGGTCCATTTCCCCGCCGCGCCCTTGCCGGATTCCGGCCCGGCAAGGCGGACGAACATCGAGCGGCCAGGAGTGTTCTGCACATCGCCGACCAGCCAGTATCGCCCGGCGCGGTGGCCGGACGACAGATAGTGGCGGCAGACCGCCTCGGCCTCTCGGCCGAGACGGGTTGCCAGTTCAGATGCGTCGTGACGCGGCATCATGCAGCCTCCCGCTCGCCGATGCGTTCGACCGGCCAGCGGTCGAAGAGCTTGGCCAGCACGGCGGGTCCGCTGGCATCGACCGGCACGAACATGCGCAGCTTCCAGGAGATGATCTCGTGAAACAGGCCATAGGCGCTGAGACGCTGGCGCATGGTATCGGTGAAGCCGGAAAGCTCGATGCGGTTCACCCCCATGACGCGGACCCGGCGAAGCTGGAGGCCCTCGGCGAGATCGAGGATCGTCCGGCCTTCCATCAGCGCCGTGAAGGCATCCTCCGGCGCGACCTTCGCGATGCCGGTCGTGGTCGCGTTTGCCGCCCAGGCCGGCGAGACCTTGCGGCCGATGATGCGCTCGCCGGCATCGGTCTGGAGCCGATAGACGCGGGTGGAGTCGTTCGGCAGCCGCTTCCAGATCGGCAGCAGCAGGCCCGTCACCATATGCAGCGTGCTGTCCGCGAACTCAGGCACTTCCGCGAGTTCGGCATTCCAGGCTGAGGCGAAGGCGTCCCGGTCCGCCTCGACCCAATGGGTTTCGCCCATCATCCTGACCGGGACGTTATGGGCCTCCATTGGCCTGATTAGCCGAACGCGGCGCTCGATCTCGCCATCGTCCAGCATGACGCTGGTGGTGGGGATCTGCACCGCCGCGCGCCCCGAGCGCTCGTTGATCAGCAGCTTCGCGCGCGGATCATCGAGTTCGGCCAGGGCGGCATCGAGCGTCACCGGGCGGTTGCGCCTGCGCTCGGTGATGGTCAGCAGGCTGGTCTCGGCCCCGGTGCGCGGGTGGGTGTAGATCACCTGCCGGTTGGTGACGGCGAAGCTCTCGGCGCGCAGCGTCTCCAGCCCGGCATCATAGGTGCCAGATGCGATGGCGCCCTCGATGCGCGCGGTCAGAAGCTGCTCGAAGGCGGTGAAGAGCACGCCCTGAAGCTCGATGGTCAGCGCCAGCAGCCGGTTGAGGAAGGTGGTGATGGCGGGCAGATCATCCTTGATGCCGTTCGAGTCCATCAGCTTTAGGCCGGTCGCGGACTCGAACCGCTCAAGGCTGCAGCCATCGACTTTGCCGCGCACCGTTAAGAGATAGAGCTGGCGGAGCGCGTCGCGTGCGTAATGCGATTCCAGATTATCCTCGGGCCGGAACAGGCCCTGGCCGCCGGTCTGCCGCTGGCCGCGCGTGATCGCGCCCAGCGTGTCGAGGCGGCGGGCAATGGTCGAGAGGAAACGCTTCTCGGCCTTCACATTGGTCGAGATCGGCCGGAACAGCGGCGGCTGGGCCTGATTGGTGCGATGGGTGCGGCCGAGTCCCTGGATGGCGGCGTCCGCCTTCCACCCGGCTTCGAGGAGATAGTGGACACGCAGCCGGGTGTTCTTCGCCGACAGTTCGGCGTGATACGACCGGCCCGTGCCGCCCGCGTCCGAAAAGACCAGCACGCGCTTGGCATCATCCATGAAGGCTTGCGTCTCGGCCAGATTGGCAGAACCGGCACGGTTCTCCACGACAAGCCGGTCGATGGTGACGCCACGCTTGCGGACGATGCGGCGCGAGCGGCCCGTCACCTCGGCCACCGTGTCGGTGCCGAAATGCTGGATGATCTGGTCCAGCGCGCCGGGGACCGGCGGCAAGCTGGCGAGGCTGGCGATCATCTCGTCGCGCCGGGCAACCGCCTCGCGGCTCTCGACCGGCTGGCCGTCGCGATAGACCGGGCGTGAGGACAGGTTGCCCTCCGAATCTGTGAACGGCTCGTAGAGCTGCACCGGGAAGGAATGGGCGAGGTAATCCAGGACATAATATGCCGCGTCCGCGTTATGCAGAGCGCGGCGCTTCATGTCGTTGATATGATGTTTCATTTCGGGATTTCCACTTGGCATAATCATGATGCCTCTGCTCTCAATCGCAGAAGGACACCCCGACATGACCTCCCCCT belongs to Frigidibacter mobilis and includes:
- a CDS encoding DUF2493 domain-containing protein, with the protein product MTFDPEYAGAEPVHTSSQTDHALTELHLYGWRPFQDEPDPRPLPDGNIVAAAVTDIFDALVATLSDTRLEPDLEELLWGAANLFHRATGRVERDLDDNEQAQRRMQREQDGSEVKSVELERLTAEGQTLIERRSSMELFRDLAAEAFEHHTGSAWRPRTGSMVNHRNLTAAMIDSRDFLAAKRRAETEVMLPAGPKVAVTGGADFNDHRLIWAKLDQVHAKHPDMVLLHGGSPKGAELIASRWADHRKVPQVAFRPDWTKHAKAAPFKRNDAMLDVLPVGVLVFPGTGIQENLADKARKLGIPVMKFDGGA
- a CDS encoding DUF7146 domain-containing protein — protein: MPRHDASELATRLGREAEAVCRHYLSSGHRAGRYWLVGDVQNTPGRSMFVRLAGPESGKGAAGKWTDMATGEHGDLLDVIREALGLADFRDVAEEARRFLSIPHPEPEKTRTPTGSTSSTAPGSPEASRRLFAMAQPIHGTLAETYLNGRAITSLSGTAALRFHPRCYYRPDEHAPTESRPALVAVVTDLAGQQTGAHRTWLAPDGSGKAPVETPRRAMGDLLGHAVRFGTADEVLAAGEGIETVLSPRQVLPRMPMLAALSAAHLAAILFPLSLRRLYVVRDRDPAGDGARDGLVARAASLGIEAMSLTPREGDFNDDLRRFGANALRATLKDQLHPEDVRRFMEG